In Deltaproteobacteria bacterium, one DNA window encodes the following:
- the purS gene encoding phosphoribosylformylglycinamidine synthase subunit PurS yields the protein MRAKIYVTLKRGVLDPQGKAIHASLSHLGIDGVEDVRVGKFMEVALAEIGREEAKKRLDEACRRLLANTVIEEYRIEIEG from the coding sequence GTGAGGGCGAAAATCTACGTCACGCTCAAGCGGGGGGTCCTGGATCCCCAGGGAAAGGCGATCCACGCCTCGCTCTCCCACCTGGGGATCGACGGGGTGGAGGACGTCCGGGTCGGGAAGTTCATGGAGGTCGCGCTTGCGGAGATCGGCCGCGAGGAGGCGAAGAAGCGCCTGGACGAGGCGTGCCGCCGGCTCCTGGCCAACACCGTCATCGAAGAGTACCGGATCGAGATCGAGGGGTGA
- the purQ gene encoding phosphoribosylformylglycinamidine synthase subunit PurQ — protein MKTAVLVFPGSNCDHDAYHALKHVVGLDAEFVWHKQSSLEGFDAVVIPGGFTYGDYLRTGAMAKLSPVMDAVRRFADGGGPVIGICNGFQILLEAGLLPGAMIVNDSLRFICDYVHLKAETSRTPFTKSVAPGSVLRIPVAHYQGNYYADAPTLSTLESNGQVVFRYCDPTGSVTAESNPNGSAGNIAGICNGKGNVLGMMPHPERCAEAEMGSADGRRLFDSMAAWLKEGGR, from the coding sequence ATGAAGACCGCGGTTTTAGTGTTCCCCGGCTCCAACTGCGACCACGACGCGTACCACGCCCTGAAGCACGTGGTCGGGCTCGACGCGGAGTTCGTCTGGCACAAGCAGTCCTCCCTCGAAGGTTTCGACGCCGTGGTCATCCCCGGCGGCTTCACCTACGGCGACTACCTGCGGACCGGCGCGATGGCCAAGCTGTCTCCCGTCATGGACGCCGTCCGGCGGTTCGCGGACGGCGGCGGTCCCGTGATCGGCATCTGCAACGGATTCCAGATCCTTCTGGAGGCGGGACTGCTTCCCGGCGCGATGATCGTCAACGACTCCCTGCGTTTCATCTGCGATTACGTGCACTTGAAGGCGGAAACCTCGCGCACTCCCTTCACGAAGTCGGTGGCTCCCGGCAGCGTGCTCCGGATCCCCGTCGCCCACTACCAGGGGAACTACTACGCGGACGCCCCGACCCTGTCCACCCTCGAGTCGAACGGCCAGGTGGTCTTCCGGTACTGCGACCCGACCGGTTCGGTGACCGCCGAGTCCAACCCGAACGGTTCCGCCGGAAACATCGCCGGGATCTGCAACGGGAAGGGGAACGTCCTCGGGATGATGCCCCATCCGGAGCGGTGCGCGGAAGCCGAGATGGGGAGCGCCGACGGCCGCCGCCTCTTCGACTCGATGGCGGCCTGGCTCAAGGAGGGCGGACGATGA